In Xenorhabdus nematophila ATCC 19061, one DNA window encodes the following:
- a CDS encoding tail fiber protein — protein MSIQDNKPIISALEDDEVVVVPTLKYVKDSIENHAQSRNHPYATLVDKGFVTLSNDVDNDSEMTAATSKAVKKAYDLANAANVNADTRLTKDQNGADIPNKEVFVKNIGAVSITGGIYPGSFQFQQVETTPKESNPVMLVSAPHQQSNKLVAFTSYGWYDNSIHTGIVRGGSTDTLGYAIELNGRRTFAVDKWGLTINPDFQWGGINMYRPSGTYWRIEGNPGSASTLLNFIDRNSDGSNIFVQSLPTGNGSIMSTSHHYVDANGFVRKISPVIKLYTDGKFETNNESKGVTAERLSKGVYLIKGIIRSGANDIWDSTENGIEIPLCKNKLPLIWMDHEILPDGSIKLMIYHREHPDAPPFARNTKEGYADGDLIDVPEGRFISVRVQMPAIQDEKPQA, from the coding sequence ATGAGCATACAAGATAATAAGCCTATTATATCAGCATTAGAAGACGATGAGGTCGTTGTTGTTCCAACACTAAAATATGTCAAAGACTCAATTGAAAATCACGCCCAGAGTCGAAATCATCCCTACGCGACATTGGTTGATAAAGGATTTGTTACTCTAAGTAATGATGTCGATAATGATAGCGAAATGACTGCGGCAACATCCAAGGCAGTGAAAAAAGCCTATGATTTAGCTAATGCAGCAAATGTCAATGCTGATACTCGGCTAACCAAAGACCAAAACGGAGCTGATATACCTAATAAGGAAGTGTTTGTTAAAAACATAGGTGCAGTATCAATAACTGGAGGAATTTATCCGGGATCTTTCCAGTTCCAACAAGTAGAAACCACTCCGAAAGAAAGCAACCCGGTGATGCTGGTATCTGCACCACATCAACAATCAAATAAGCTAGTAGCCTTCACGAGCTATGGATGGTATGACAATTCTATTCACACAGGGATTGTTCGAGGAGGTAGTACTGATACTTTAGGATATGCAATAGAGCTTAATGGTCGGCGTACATTTGCGGTGGATAAATGGGGATTAACTATAAATCCAGATTTTCAGTGGGGAGGAATAAATATGTATCGCCCCAGTGGAACATATTGGAGGATAGAAGGAAATCCTGGCTCTGCTTCCACGCTATTAAATTTCATCGACAGAAATTCAGATGGTTCAAATATATTTGTTCAATCTTTACCAACAGGAAATGGTTCTATTATGTCAACGTCTCATCATTACGTTGATGCTAATGGTTTTGTGAGAAAAATATCTCCAGTAATTAAGCTCTATACTGATGGAAAATTTGAGACAAATAACGAATCCAAAGGAGTAACAGCAGAGCGCCTTTCGAAAGGTGTATATCTTATCAAGGGAATTATAAGATCAGGTGCTAATGATATATGGGATAGCACAGAGAATGGGATAGAAATTCCTCTGTGTAAGAACAAACTTCCATTAATTTGGATGGACCACGAAATTTTACCCGATGGTTCCATCAAATTAATGATCTATCACCGAGAACATCCAGATGCACCCCCATTCGCCAGAAATACGAAGGAAGGCTACGCTGACGGTGATTTGATAGATGTCCCCGAAGGTAGATTCATTTCGGTTCGAGTGCAAATGCCTGCCATTCAGGATGAAAAACCACAGGCTTGA
- a CDS encoding helix-turn-helix transcriptional regulator: MSRAQRLLSLMEILRSYHFPIQGKVLAQKLNISLRTLYRDIATLQAQGAIIEGEAGIGYVLRPGFVLPPLMLTQNEIEALVLGANWVAKRTDPHLKQSANSAISKIAAVIPEELKQFLETSSLLVGPVSTKIHPSVDIQQIRHAISHRRKITFTYRDLKGNQSERTIWPFALGYFENISIVIGWCELRKAVRHFRSDRMACLHIEKHSYPRSRQSLLKEWRETENIPDQS; encoded by the coding sequence TTGTCTAGAGCACAGCGTTTATTATCTTTGATGGAAATTTTACGTAGTTATCATTTCCCCATACAAGGGAAAGTATTGGCGCAAAAATTGAATATCAGCTTAAGAACACTTTATCGGGATATTGCCACTTTGCAGGCTCAAGGTGCAATTATCGAAGGTGAAGCGGGGATAGGTTATGTTTTACGACCGGGATTTGTTTTACCGCCCTTGATGTTAACACAAAACGAAATAGAAGCTTTGGTGTTAGGCGCTAATTGGGTCGCTAAGCGCACGGACCCTCATTTAAAGCAGTCAGCTAATAGTGCCATCAGTAAAATTGCAGCGGTAATTCCAGAAGAACTCAAACAATTTTTAGAAACGAGTTCATTATTGGTTGGTCCTGTTTCTACCAAGATCCATCCTTCTGTTGATATTCAGCAGATACGTCATGCAATCAGTCATAGGCGTAAAATCACTTTTACTTATCGGGATCTTAAAGGTAATCAGTCGGAAAGAACGATATGGCCATTTGCATTGGGGTATTTTGAAAATATCAGTATTGTCATTGGTTGGTGTGAATTAAGAAAAGCGGTACGTCATTTTAGATCAGACAGAATGGCTTGTTTGCATATCGAAAAACACAGTTATCCGCGTTCAAGACAGTCATTACTGAAAGAGTGGCGGGAAACAGAAAACATACCAGATCAATCGTAA
- a CDS encoding VOC family protein — translation MLTLTPLIQPNLQLIYVSDIEHSTTFYKTLFNVEPIFSSPRYVAFSAGKEAIFAIWSGGERLDSAVPRFSEIGIMLPSREDVDRLFKKWQQIPNIDIKQEPYTDVFGRTFLVTDPDGHIIRVCPLD, via the coding sequence ATGCTAACCCTCACCCCACTTATTCAGCCTAATCTTCAGTTGATTTACGTTTCTGATATTGAGCATTCTACCACTTTCTATAAAACCCTATTCAATGTTGAGCCTATCTTTTCCAGTCCGCGTTATGTGGCATTTTCTGCCGGTAAAGAAGCAATTTTTGCTATTTGGAGTGGAGGAGAAAGACTAGATAGTGCGGTTCCGCGCTTTTCAGAAATTGGCATTATGTTACCTTCTAGAGAAGATGTTGACCGGCTTTTCAAAAAGTGGCAACAGATTCCAAATATTGATATTAAGCAAGAACCTTACACTGATGTTTTTGGTCGTACGTTTCTTGTAACCGATCCTGATGGTCATATTATTCGAGTGTGTCCTTTGGATTAA
- a CDS encoding alpha/beta fold hydrolase has translation MFSFNHQNGRYLEVDGADIYYEIQGNANGYPLIFLHGGLSDIETFNQIVGDFGNTYQLIGIDSRGQGKSTLGQGSLTYQRIQQDVEAVIKHLGLKKLSIIAHSDGGIVSLRLAAAGNSPIDKIVVIGADWTLQENDQMREIFENVTAESWRVMMPDSYNSYCKLNPKADLNKLLNSIIPMWIDAGESGYPNQTIHKITCELLVVRGDKDSLVSRIHSAELADQVSRSYLLNIPFTGHSPHEERPELLVPFLREFLSN, from the coding sequence ATGTTCAGTTTTAATCATCAAAATGGCCGCTATTTAGAGGTTGATGGGGCGGATATTTATTATGAAATTCAAGGTAATGCTAATGGTTATCCACTGATTTTTCTGCATGGGGGGTTAAGTGACATTGAAACTTTTAATCAAATAGTGGGTGATTTTGGAAATACTTACCAACTTATCGGTATAGATAGCCGTGGGCAGGGGAAATCTACTTTGGGGCAAGGAAGCCTGACTTATCAACGTATTCAACAAGATGTAGAAGCAGTCATCAAGCATTTGGGGCTAAAAAAACTCAGCATTATTGCCCATAGTGATGGCGGAATAGTTTCATTGCGTTTGGCCGCCGCAGGTAACAGCCCAATAGACAAAATAGTGGTAATTGGTGCTGACTGGACATTGCAAGAAAATGATCAGATGAGAGAGATATTTGAGAATGTGACGGCTGAAAGTTGGCGTGTGATGATGCCCGATAGTTATAATAGTTACTGCAAATTGAATCCAAAAGCTGATTTGAATAAGTTGCTCAATAGTATTATTCCTATGTGGATAGATGCTGGAGAGAGCGGTTATCCCAATCAAACTATACATAAAATAACTTGTGAATTATTGGTGGTGAGAGGGGATAAGGACAGCTTGGTTTCACGCATTCATTCAGCAGAATTAGCTGATCAAGTTTCTCGCTCTTACTTGTTAAATATACCTTTTACTGGGCATTCGCCCCATGAAGAGAGGCCTGAGTTGTTGGTGCCGTTTTTGCGTGAATTTTTGTCTAATTAA
- a CDS encoding NAD(P)H-quinone oxidoreductase, producing MSAFIIPDNMTVVKIDHPGEPEVLTLENVSVPKLHPEEILIKVAAAGVNRPDVLQRRGYYPPPPGASDIPGLEISGTVVALGSNVKHYAVGDQVCALVAGGGYAEYCKVHESNALPVPKGYSLLEAAALPETFFTVWVNLFQRGKLKAGEAVLIHGGTSGIGTVATMLAKAFKAYVITTVGSEEKRQASLALGADVSINYRTEDFIEKTHQVTHGHGADVIVDLIAGDYVAKNFQAAAVEGRIIQIGVQNGKTKELNLMPLLQKRLSMTGSTLRSRSIEDKARIASELQEKVWPLLEQGLIKPHIFKTFPLKEAAQAHTLMESSTHIGKIMLVI from the coding sequence ATGTCAGCATTTATCATTCCCGACAATATGACCGTAGTTAAGATTGATCATCCGGGAGAGCCCGAAGTTTTGACTCTGGAAAACGTGTCTGTTCCTAAACTTCATCCAGAAGAAATACTCATCAAAGTGGCCGCAGCAGGGGTCAACAGACCTGATGTGTTGCAGCGACGCGGATATTATCCCCCACCTCCGGGTGCTTCTGATATTCCTGGTTTAGAAATTTCAGGCACAGTTGTTGCCCTTGGCTCGAACGTAAAACACTATGCTGTCGGCGATCAGGTATGTGCGTTAGTTGCAGGGGGAGGATATGCTGAATATTGTAAAGTACATGAAAGTAATGCATTACCTGTGCCTAAAGGGTATAGCTTGCTTGAAGCTGCTGCATTGCCGGAAACCTTTTTTACGGTCTGGGTGAATTTATTTCAACGGGGTAAACTAAAAGCAGGGGAGGCGGTTTTAATTCATGGCGGTACTTCTGGAATTGGAACAGTCGCGACTATGTTGGCAAAAGCATTTAAGGCATATGTAATTACCACGGTCGGTTCCGAGGAGAAACGTCAAGCCAGTCTGGCATTGGGTGCAGATGTTTCTATCAACTACAGAACAGAAGATTTTATCGAGAAAACTCATCAGGTCACTCATGGGCATGGCGCAGATGTGATTGTCGATTTGATTGCCGGAGATTATGTCGCAAAAAATTTCCAAGCCGCAGCAGTAGAAGGCCGGATTATCCAGATTGGTGTGCAGAATGGTAAGACAAAGGAGCTTAATCTAATGCCTTTGTTGCAAAAGCGCCTGAGCATGACAGGATCTACATTGCGTTCTCGCAGTATTGAAGATAAAGCCCGTATTGCCAGTGAATTGCAGGAAAAGGTTTGGCCGTTATTGGAGCAGGGGTTGATTAAGCCGCATATTTTCAAAACATTTCCGCTAAAAGAGGCTGCACAAGCCCATACTTTGATGGAAAGCAGTACTCATATCGGAAAAATTATGTTGGTGATATAA
- the ghrA gene encoding glyoxylate/hydroxypyruvate reductase GhrA, with product MNIIFFHPSFNADEWIQGMQTRLPEAKVRQWIRGDNASADYALVWFPPYEMLANRQGMKGIFVLGAGVDSVLKQELKKPGTFPAGVPLIRLEDAGMAQQMQEYTLTSVLHYFRRMDEYKQYQEQRLWKPLAPHNREEFVIGVLGAGILGCSIMEKLKEFDFDVRCWSRTPKHIENVESFYGKEQLGNFLSECKVLINVLPDTPETRGILNLSLFSQLKPGSYVINVARGAQLAEQDLLVAIDKGYVAGATLDVFVEEPLSNLHPFWTHPRINITPHIAANTIPDGAMDAICENIRRMENGEQPSGLVDITRGY from the coding sequence ATGAATATTATTTTCTTTCACCCTTCCTTTAATGCTGATGAATGGATTCAGGGAATGCAGACCAGATTGCCTGAAGCTAAAGTTCGGCAATGGATCCGGGGTGATAATGCCTCTGCTGATTATGCGCTGGTTTGGTTTCCTCCCTATGAGATGTTGGCTAATCGTCAGGGGATGAAGGGCATATTTGTGCTCGGTGCAGGTGTGGATTCTGTCCTCAAGCAAGAATTGAAAAAACCGGGTACATTTCCGGCGGGGGTTCCGTTGATACGCCTTGAAGATGCAGGGATGGCACAACAAATGCAGGAATATACGTTAACTTCCGTTTTACACTATTTCCGCCGCATGGATGAATATAAACAATATCAGGAGCAGCGCCTTTGGAAGCCTCTGGCTCCCCATAATCGTGAAGAGTTTGTCATCGGTGTTTTGGGTGCCGGCATTCTGGGATGCAGTATTATGGAAAAGTTGAAAGAGTTTGATTTTGATGTGCGTTGTTGGAGCAGAACACCAAAACATATTGAGAATGTTGAAAGTTTTTACGGAAAAGAACAACTGGGGAATTTCCTTTCTGAATGCAAGGTGCTGATTAATGTCCTGCCAGATACGCCAGAAACTCGCGGTATCCTTAATCTTTCATTATTTAGTCAGTTAAAACCCGGTTCTTATGTGATTAATGTGGCAAGAGGGGCTCAGCTCGCCGAGCAGGATCTGTTGGTTGCTATTGATAAAGGTTATGTTGCGGGTGCGACGCTTGATGTGTTTGTTGAAGAACCCCTGTCAAATTTACATCCTTTTTGGACTCATCCTCGCATTAATATCACTCCACATATTGCAGCAAATACGATACCTGATGGAGCGATGGATGCTATTTGTGAAAATATCCGACGAATGGAAAATGGCGAGCAGCCTTCTGGTCTTGTCGATATCACTCGCGGTTATTAA
- a CDS encoding TorD/DmsD family molecular chaperone, translating into MNEFSIVCRILGTLFNRAPQDSVLQPLIAMIAEGKLKQAWPLEQDELLDRLQQNSELSVIETDYHALFTGESPRVAVCRSDYLDEGENDLRQFLMERGMPLSDAPADQFGALLLAASWLEDQAAEDEVQAQITLFDEFLLPWCGKFLGKVEAHATSGFYRTLAIITREALQALREELESE; encoded by the coding sequence ATGAACGAGTTTTCTATTGTCTGTCGTATCTTGGGAACACTCTTTAACCGTGCGCCACAAGATTCTGTTTTGCAACCTTTGATTGCCATGATTGCAGAAGGAAAGTTGAAGCAAGCATGGCCTCTGGAACAGGATGAGTTGTTGGATAGGTTGCAGCAAAATAGTGAGCTATCGGTTATCGAAACAGATTATCACGCCCTGTTTACCGGTGAATCACCCAGAGTTGCAGTTTGTCGTTCTGATTATTTGGATGAAGGCGAAAATGACTTGCGTCAGTTTCTAATGGAACGGGGTATGCCTTTATCCGACGCACCGGCTGATCAATTCGGCGCTTTATTGCTGGCTGCATCATGGCTGGAAGATCAGGCAGCAGAAGACGAAGTCCAGGCGCAAATAACGTTATTCGATGAATTCTTACTACCTTGGTGCGGAAAATTTCTCGGTAAAGTTGAAGCTCATGCAACTAGCGGTTTTTACCGGACTTTGGCAATTATTACCCGCGAAGCATTGCAAGCGTTACGTGAAGAACTTGAATCTGAGTAA